Proteins encoded by one window of Pseudonocardia sp. HH130629-09:
- a CDS encoding M20/M25/M40 family metallo-hydrolase has protein sequence METPDPVALAGSLIALDTRGGGERAAADALAGLLDVGGFTVRTEPDPADPARANLVARRGDGRPPVTLTGHLDTVPADPAGWSFDPHAGDVVDGRLRGRGSTDMKAGVAALVVAALRSTPATPLQLVFTFGEETGGDGARLLTGLEPSPLLVVAEPTANRVLHGHKGVLWLRLVQHGVSAHGSRPELGDNALVALGRVAAALHDHTWPVSATHGAATANPGTLHAGLQPNLVPDRAELEVDLRLVPGLDAAAARDEVAAVAHAALAGTPHRGLPHVEVRLDLPAGGTDPADPRARAVATALGHDGPAAFASYFTDASVLVPALGDPAVLVYGPGDPELAHVTDETCSAARVGEAAEALTTALVRACAAAPA, from the coding sequence ATGGAGACCCCCGACCCCGTCGCGCTCGCCGGCTCGCTGATCGCCCTCGACACCCGGGGCGGCGGTGAGCGCGCGGCCGCCGACGCCCTCGCCGGCCTGCTCGACGTCGGCGGATTCACCGTGCGAACCGAGCCCGACCCGGCCGACCCGGCGCGGGCGAACCTGGTGGCCCGCCGCGGCGACGGCCGCCCACCCGTCACCCTCACTGGGCACCTCGACACCGTCCCCGCCGACCCGGCCGGCTGGTCGTTCGACCCGCATGCCGGTGACGTCGTCGACGGGCGGCTGCGCGGGCGCGGCAGCACCGACATGAAGGCCGGGGTGGCCGCGCTCGTCGTCGCGGCACTGCGCAGCACCCCGGCGACCCCACTGCAGCTGGTGTTCACCTTCGGCGAGGAGACCGGCGGCGACGGCGCCCGGCTGCTCACCGGCCTGGAGCCGTCGCCGCTGCTGGTGGTGGCCGAGCCGACCGCGAACCGGGTGCTGCACGGCCACAAGGGCGTGCTGTGGCTGCGGCTGGTGCAGCACGGGGTGAGCGCCCACGGATCGCGCCCGGAGCTGGGCGACAACGCACTCGTCGCGCTCGGGCGGGTCGCGGCGGCGCTGCACGACCACACCTGGCCCGTCAGCGCGACGCACGGCGCCGCCACCGCCAACCCCGGGACGCTGCACGCCGGACTGCAGCCCAACCTGGTGCCCGACCGCGCCGAGCTGGAGGTCGACCTGCGTCTGGTGCCCGGTCTCGACGCCGCCGCGGCCCGCGACGAGGTGGCCGCGGTCGCCCACGCCGCGCTCGCCGGGACGCCCCACCGCGGGCTCCCCCACGTCGAGGTGCGCCTGGACCTGCCCGCCGGCGGCACCGATCCGGCCGACCCGCGGGCCAGGGCGGTCGCCACCGCGCTCGGCCACGACGGACCGGCGGCGTTCGCGTCCTACTTCACCGACGCGTCGGTGCTGGTCCCTGCGCTCGGGGACCCGGCGGTGCTGGTGTACGGGCCCGGCGACCCCGAGCTGGCCCACGTCACCGACGAGACCTGCTCCGCAGCCCGGGTCGGCGAGGCGGCCGAGGCCCTGACCACGGCGCTGGTCAGAGCTTGCGCAGCCGCACCCGCGTGA
- a CDS encoding hemolysin family protein gives MEAINSVSVLLSVLGLLAVAALTLGTAVSVASEFSLTALERSRIDAAVARRDDRRTRAVQRAHAGLSFQLSGCQLGITATTLATGYIAEPAVAELIRPVLEAVGLPAGIASGTATVLSLVLATVLSMVFGELVPKNLAIAHPMEVARSVVWLQAGFASAFRWLITGLNSAANAIVRRLGIEPAEELRSARSPGELSSLVRASAESGSIDPGTAVLLERSLRFTDRVAEDLMTPRVRVETIDATDTVTDLVALARRSGFSRFPVVDGDPDVPLGLVHVKQAFSVPPARRADTAVRDLARPVETVPSSLDGDELMTRLRAAGLQTAVVVDEYGGTAGLVTMEDLVEEILGDVRDEHDRGEQNRVRRLGDGVLALSGLMRDDEVDEVTGFRMPPGGYETLAGLVVARLGRIPDVGDTVEVDGWTLEVLRRDRNRVAEIRVQRSTDHSADHSSDHGAGHGTVPA, from the coding sequence ATGGAGGCCATCAACTCCGTGTCCGTCCTGCTCTCCGTCCTCGGGCTGCTCGCGGTCGCCGCGCTCACCCTGGGAACCGCCGTGTCCGTCGCCTCGGAGTTCTCCCTCACCGCGCTCGAACGCAGCCGCATCGACGCCGCCGTCGCCCGCCGGGACGACCGCCGCACCCGCGCGGTGCAGCGGGCGCACGCCGGGCTGTCGTTCCAGCTGTCCGGCTGCCAGCTCGGGATCACCGCCACCACCCTGGCCACCGGCTACATCGCCGAACCCGCCGTCGCCGAGCTGATCCGGCCGGTCCTGGAGGCCGTCGGTCTGCCCGCCGGGATCGCCTCGGGCACCGCGACCGTGCTGTCGCTCGTCCTGGCGACGGTGCTGTCGATGGTCTTCGGCGAGCTGGTCCCGAAGAACCTCGCGATCGCCCACCCGATGGAGGTGGCGCGCTCGGTGGTGTGGCTGCAGGCCGGGTTCGCCTCGGCGTTCCGCTGGCTCATCACCGGCCTGAACAGCGCGGCCAACGCCATCGTGCGCCGGCTCGGCATCGAACCGGCCGAGGAGCTGCGCTCGGCCCGCTCACCCGGTGAGCTGAGCTCGCTGGTGCGGGCCAGTGCCGAGAGCGGCAGCATCGACCCGGGCACCGCGGTGCTGCTGGAGCGCTCGCTGCGCTTCACCGACCGCGTCGCCGAGGACCTGATGACCCCGCGGGTGCGGGTGGAGACCATCGACGCCACCGACACCGTCACCGACCTGGTCGCGCTGGCCCGCCGCTCCGGGTTCTCCCGGTTCCCGGTCGTCGACGGCGACCCGGACGTCCCGCTGGGCCTGGTGCACGTCAAGCAGGCCTTCTCGGTGCCGCCGGCCCGCCGCGCCGACACCGCCGTGCGGGACCTGGCCCGGCCGGTCGAGACCGTGCCGTCGTCGCTGGACGGCGACGAGCTGATGACCCGGCTGCGGGCGGCGGGGCTGCAGACCGCCGTCGTCGTCGACGAGTACGGCGGCACCGCCGGTCTGGTGACCATGGAGGACCTGGTGGAGGAGATCCTCGGCGACGTCCGCGACGAGCACGACCGCGGCGAGCAGAACCGGGTGCGCCGCCTCGGCGACGGGGTCTTGGCGCTGTCCGGCCTGATGCGCGACGACGAGGTGGACGAGGTGACCGGGTTCCGGATGCCGCCCGGGGGCTACGAGACCCTCGCCGGGCTGGTCGTGGCCCGGCTGGGCCGGATCCCCGATGTCGGCGACACCGTCGAGGTCGACGGGTGGACGCTGGAGGTCCTGCGCCGCGACCGCAACCGGGTCGCCGAGATCCGTGTGCAGCGCAGCACGGACCACAGCGCCGACCACAGCTCCGACCACGGCGCCGGGCACGGGACGGTGCCGGCGTGA
- a CDS encoding 3-methyladenine DNA glycosylase, whose protein sequence is MPTSPGPTPRVSAPGATVPVLDGATWRARAAAHRERVAAWTGPHRERRRRGEPHPVWDFLFTYYSHRPAQLERWDPGPGVALADAAELAHRPGHVTRPDGTVLFDPAAAPQRLRTTAAFVHRLLVATRSRPPRLGCFGLHEWAMVYRTDDARHRDTVPLRLGRAGTDAVVESARISCTHYDAYRFFTDAAAPRNELVPTRERQVEMEQPGCLHATMDLYKWAYKLAPAVPSELVADCFALAADVRELDMRASPYDLSGHGFDPVRIETPAGRAEYARAQAGFSERAAPLRDALADLAGRLAGTPDHPAGHPAEGPLGGPHTDDGAAGTVPGGPATA, encoded by the coding sequence GTGCCGACCTCACCCGGGCCGACCCCGCGCGTCTCGGCCCCGGGCGCCACCGTCCCCGTCCTCGACGGCGCGACCTGGCGGGCACGGGCGGCGGCCCACCGTGAGCGGGTCGCGGCCTGGACCGGGCCGCACCGCGAGCGGCGACGGCGCGGCGAGCCGCACCCGGTGTGGGACTTCCTGTTCACCTACTACTCCCACCGCCCCGCCCAGCTGGAGCGCTGGGACCCGGGCCCCGGCGTCGCGCTCGCCGACGCCGCGGAACTCGCCCACCGCCCCGGCCACGTCACCCGGCCCGACGGCACGGTCCTGTTCGACCCCGCGGCGGCCCCGCAGCGGCTCCGGACGACCGCGGCGTTCGTGCACCGGCTGCTGGTCGCGACCCGGTCCCGGCCGCCCCGGCTGGGCTGCTTCGGCCTGCACGAGTGGGCGATGGTCTACCGCACCGACGACGCCCGGCACCGGGACACGGTGCCGCTGCGTCTCGGGCGGGCGGGCACCGACGCCGTCGTCGAGTCGGCGCGGATCAGCTGCACCCACTACGACGCCTACCGGTTCTTCACCGACGCCGCGGCCCCGCGCAACGAGCTCGTGCCCACCCGCGAGCGGCAGGTCGAGATGGAGCAGCCGGGCTGCCTGCACGCGACGATGGACCTCTACAAGTGGGCCTACAAGCTCGCCCCGGCGGTACCGTCGGAGCTGGTCGCCGACTGCTTCGCCCTCGCCGCGGACGTCCGTGAGCTGGACATGCGCGCCTCCCCCTACGACCTGTCCGGCCACGGGTTCGACCCGGTGCGGATCGAGACACCCGCCGGACGCGCCGAGTACGCCCGCGCCCAGGCCGGGTTCAGCGAGCGCGCCGCGCCGCTGCGCGACGCGCTGGCCGACCTCGCGGGCCGGCTCGCCGGGACACCCGACCACCCGGCCGGCCACCCCGCCGAGGGCCCCCTCGGCGGCCCGCACACAGACGACGGGGCCGCCGGGACTGTTCCCGGCGGCCCCGCGACCGCGTAG
- a CDS encoding MarR family winged helix-turn-helix transcriptional regulator — MTERPIGPIDDDATVATGGVATATQDPLHSLEKQITLLVRRTMESVWSHGYGTNDAVDRYTYPVLMLLDDEGPLSLTALTGKLGVSKPTASRQVSRLSRAGLVDVSPHERDPRSVSVTLTPAGLAAREQVREARLAPLREVIAHWPTHDRDSLAELLDRFNTDLDLFVR, encoded by the coding sequence ATGACCGAACGTCCGATTGGCCCGATTGACGACGACGCCACCGTGGCGACCGGCGGCGTCGCCACGGCGACTCAGGACCCGCTGCACTCGCTGGAGAAGCAGATCACGCTGCTGGTCCGACGCACCATGGAGTCGGTGTGGTCCCACGGGTACGGCACGAACGACGCCGTGGACCGTTACACCTATCCGGTGCTCATGCTCCTCGACGACGAGGGCCCCCTCTCGCTGACCGCGCTCACCGGCAAGCTGGGGGTCTCCAAGCCCACCGCCAGCCGTCAGGTGTCCCGGCTGTCGCGGGCCGGCCTGGTCGATGTCTCCCCGCACGAGCGCGACCCCCGCTCGGTCAGCGTCACCCTCACCCCGGCCGGGCTGGCTGCCCGCGAGCAGGTCCGCGAGGCCCGCCTGGCCCCGCTGCGCGAGGTCATCGCGCACTGGCCGACCCACGACCGCGACTCCCTCGCCGAGCTGCTCGACCGGTTCAACACCGACCTCGACCTCTTCGTGCGCTGA
- a CDS encoding SDR family oxidoreductase has translation MTETAQRDLNGRTIVMSGGSRGIGLAILLAAARRGANAVILAKTDQPDPRLPGTVHTAVAEIEQAGGKAVAVVGDVRVEADVERAVATAAETFGGVDIVVNNASALNISGTADVTPKRYDLMQSINSRGTYLLTRTALDHLKASYDAQVLTLSPPINLDPKWLGAFPPYMLSKYGMSLLTLGWAHEFAGDGIRANCLWPRTTIATAAVTNLLGGDQVAGRARTPEIMADAALAILTDPARPTGHTFIDDEVLAAHGVTDLTPYGDSEHNDIDFFLEGTDPADLPV, from the coding sequence ATGACCGAGACCGCCCAGCGGGACCTGAACGGCCGCACCATCGTCATGTCCGGCGGCAGCCGCGGCATCGGCCTCGCGATCCTGCTCGCCGCCGCCCGCCGCGGCGCGAACGCCGTCATCCTGGCCAAGACCGACCAGCCCGACCCGCGTCTGCCCGGCACCGTGCACACCGCGGTCGCCGAGATCGAGCAGGCCGGGGGCAAGGCCGTCGCCGTCGTCGGGGACGTGCGGGTCGAGGCGGACGTGGAACGCGCCGTCGCCACCGCCGCCGAGACCTTCGGCGGCGTCGACATCGTCGTCAACAACGCCAGCGCGCTGAACATCAGCGGCACCGCCGATGTGACGCCCAAGCGCTACGACCTCATGCAGTCGATCAACTCGCGCGGCACCTACCTGCTGACCCGGACCGCGCTGGACCACCTCAAGGCTTCCTACGACGCGCAGGTCCTCACCCTGTCCCCGCCGATCAACCTCGACCCGAAGTGGCTCGGCGCGTTCCCGCCCTACATGCTCTCCAAGTACGGCATGTCGCTGCTGACCCTGGGCTGGGCGCACGAGTTCGCCGGTGACGGCATCCGGGCCAACTGCCTGTGGCCGCGCACCACCATCGCGACGGCGGCCGTGACGAACCTGCTGGGCGGTGACCAGGTCGCCGGGCGCGCCCGTACCCCCGAGATCATGGCCGACGCGGCCCTGGCGATCCTGACCGATCCGGCGCGCCCCACCGGGCACACCTTCATCGACGACGAGGTGCTCGCCGCGCACGGCGTCACCGACCTCACCCCCTACGGCGACTCCGAGCACAACGACATCGACTTCTTCCTCGAGGGCACCGACCCGGCCGACCTGCCGGTGTGA
- a CDS encoding ABC-ATPase domain-containing protein: MTPHERSATPRRRGDVAALGHRLHDLDGASYRSYQDLTGVWTGEHGYDLEIRTVQADPFAPPSRLRVTVPARTAGLPPGLYDGPVRARALAGFLARALRRALERSTVRIDAGGQEVLDRSAVRIRPDGTVVAEPSVPLPGRGRRIDGRAAVAEVTVALPRAVLGALRWETADTAAAEEFVETVVDAGALRDALAGRGLVGFVADGAVLPRASGVDDRPLVGGVPFVSPPELRVSLEVPHRGTVTGMGVPDGVTLIVGGGYHGKSTLLRALENGVYDHVPGDGRELVVARADAVSVRAEDERSVQRVDVSAFVTGLPSGNPTDDFSTESASGSISQAAATVEALEAGAGVLLIDEDTAATNAMIRDDRMRALIPAEPLVPFAERVRPLHRGHGVSTVLVMGGSGEYLARADTVILLQDYVASEVTGRAREIAGRSDEATDAAFPAFARREFDPRTVDASVRGRRRITARGRGRLTFGAEDIDLSAVAQLADPGQTTGVGYALAALDLRGVTLAEALERLEEAVCHGGTDAITRGAPVDVAVPRRHEVAAALNRLRRARVTHLHGNGQV; encoded by the coding sequence GCTACGACCTCGAGATCCGGACGGTGCAGGCCGACCCGTTCGCGCCGCCGTCGCGGCTGCGGGTGACCGTGCCCGCCCGGACCGCCGGGCTGCCGCCCGGCCTGTACGACGGACCCGTGCGGGCGCGTGCCCTCGCCGGGTTCCTGGCCCGCGCCCTGCGCCGCGCCCTGGAGCGCAGCACCGTGCGGATCGACGCGGGTGGCCAGGAGGTGCTCGACCGCAGTGCGGTCCGCATCCGGCCCGACGGGACGGTCGTCGCCGAGCCGTCGGTGCCGCTGCCCGGCCGGGGTCGGCGGATCGACGGCCGGGCGGCGGTCGCGGAGGTCACGGTCGCGCTGCCGCGCGCGGTGCTGGGGGCGCTGCGCTGGGAGACCGCCGACACCGCCGCCGCCGAGGAGTTCGTGGAGACCGTCGTCGACGCCGGTGCCCTGCGCGACGCGCTGGCCGGTCGCGGCCTGGTCGGGTTCGTCGCCGACGGCGCGGTGCTGCCGCGGGCATCCGGCGTCGACGACCGGCCGCTGGTGGGCGGGGTGCCGTTCGTCTCCCCGCCGGAGCTGCGCGTGAGCCTGGAGGTCCCGCACCGCGGCACGGTGACCGGCATGGGCGTCCCCGACGGCGTCACGCTGATCGTCGGCGGTGGCTACCACGGCAAGTCCACGCTGCTGCGTGCGCTGGAGAACGGCGTGTACGACCACGTCCCCGGCGACGGACGCGAGCTCGTCGTCGCCCGCGCCGACGCGGTGTCGGTGCGCGCCGAGGACGAGCGGTCGGTGCAGCGCGTCGACGTGTCGGCCTTCGTCACCGGCCTGCCGTCCGGGAACCCCACCGACGACTTCTCCACGGAGTCGGCGTCCGGCTCGATCTCGCAGGCCGCCGCCACGGTGGAGGCGCTGGAGGCCGGCGCCGGCGTGCTGCTGATCGACGAGGACACCGCAGCCACCAACGCCATGATCCGCGACGACCGGATGCGCGCGCTGATCCCGGCCGAGCCGCTGGTCCCGTTCGCCGAGCGGGTCCGGCCGCTGCACCGCGGGCACGGGGTGTCCACCGTGCTCGTCATGGGCGGCTCGGGGGAGTACCTCGCCCGCGCCGACACCGTGATCCTGCTGCAGGACTACGTCGCCTCCGAGGTCACCGGCCGGGCCCGGGAGATCGCCGGACGGTCCGACGAGGCGACCGACGCCGCGTTCCCGGCGTTCGCCCGCCGCGAGTTCGACCCCCGCACCGTGGACGCCTCGGTACGTGGGCGGCGCAGGATCACCGCCCGCGGCCGCGGGCGGCTCACCTTCGGTGCCGAGGACATCGACCTGTCCGCGGTGGCCCAGCTCGCCGACCCCGGCCAGACCACGGGGGTCGGGTACGCCCTGGCCGCCCTCGACCTGCGTGGGGTCACCCTCGCCGAGGCATTGGAGCGGCTGGAGGAGGCCGTGTGTCACGGCGGGACCGATGCGATCACCCGGGGCGCGCCGGTGGACGTCGCGGTGCCGCGACGGCACGAGGTCGCGGCCGCGCTGAACCGGTTGCGACGCGCACGTGTGACGCACCTCCACGGAAACGGTCAGGTCTGA
- a CDS encoding DUF427 domain-containing protein → MGLTRTDGPLSSSAPTTVNYAIEGPPHKLLMHPFPRRVRAEFAGRTVLDTRGGFLLHESNLLPVLYVPEADLDQDVLVATDHTTHCPFKGDASYRSLVVGDRTAENAVWHYPEPVAAAPWLRGLAALYWSAADAWYDEDEEVFAHLTDPYTRVDVRPTHREVVVTHVATDGVGTVLARSERPWVLSETGLPNRWYLPAADVAVPTTPSGLRTRCPYKGEAHYEHADLPGGTRLAEVFWHYPDPLPESARVAGLRAVAGGSRDDGSRVVVTVDGAEA, encoded by the coding sequence ATGGGACTGACCCGCACCGACGGCCCGCTGTCGTCCTCCGCGCCGACGACGGTGAACTACGCGATCGAGGGCCCGCCGCACAAGCTGCTGATGCACCCGTTCCCGAGGCGGGTGCGGGCGGAGTTCGCCGGGCGCACCGTGCTCGACACCCGTGGCGGCTTCCTGCTGCACGAGTCGAACCTGCTGCCCGTGCTCTACGTCCCCGAGGCCGATCTCGACCAGGACGTGCTGGTCGCGACCGACCACACCACGCACTGCCCGTTCAAGGGAGACGCGTCCTACCGCTCGCTGGTCGTCGGCGACCGCACCGCGGAGAACGCGGTCTGGCACTACCCGGAGCCCGTCGCGGCCGCGCCCTGGCTGCGCGGGCTCGCCGCGCTGTACTGGAGCGCCGCCGACGCCTGGTACGACGAGGACGAGGAGGTCTTCGCCCACCTCACCGACCCCTACACCCGGGTCGACGTGCGCCCGACCCACCGCGAGGTCGTGGTCACCCACGTCGCGACCGACGGCGTCGGGACGGTCCTCGCCCGCTCGGAGCGCCCGTGGGTGCTGTCGGAGACCGGACTGCCGAACCGCTGGTACCTGCCCGCCGCCGACGTCGCCGTACCGACCACGCCGAGCGGGCTGCGGACCCGCTGCCCCTACAAGGGCGAGGCGCACTACGAGCACGCCGACCTGCCCGGCGGGACCCGGCTGGCCGAGGTGTTCTGGCACTACCCCGACCCACTGCCGGAGTCGGCGCGGGTCGCGGGGCTGCGTGCCGTCGCGGGCGGCAGCCGGGACGACGGCTCCCGGGTCGTGGTCACCGTCGACGGCGCCGAGGCCTGA
- the coaA gene encoding type I pantothenate kinase, which yields MARGSASPFVDLDRRSWSQLASSTTVPLSAQELDQLRSYGDFVDLDEVREVYLPLSRLLNLHVEEGGRLYRAYRRFLGSGGARTPFVIGIAGSVAVGKSTTARLLRLLLARSPEHPDVQLVTTDGFLYPNAELQARGLMERKGFPESYDRRKLLRFVSEIKGGRPEVTAPVYSHLVYDIVPDEQLVVRSPDILIVEGLNVLQPAVAGALTVSDFIDFSVYVDAATADVRRWYVERFLRLRQTAFRDPQSFFRRYAELDHDAAVARAEHIWATINQPNLEQNVLPTRSRASAVLTKGPNHDVTRVRLRKL from the coding sequence CTGGCCCGGGGGAGCGCCTCACCGTTCGTCGATCTCGACCGCCGCTCCTGGTCGCAGCTCGCGTCGTCGACCACGGTGCCGCTGTCGGCCCAGGAACTCGACCAACTGCGCAGCTACGGCGACTTCGTCGACCTCGACGAGGTCCGTGAGGTCTACCTGCCGCTGTCGCGGCTGCTGAACCTGCACGTCGAGGAGGGCGGTCGGCTCTACCGGGCCTACCGGCGCTTCCTCGGCTCGGGCGGGGCCCGGACCCCGTTCGTGATCGGGATCGCGGGTTCGGTCGCGGTCGGGAAGTCGACCACCGCGCGGCTGCTGCGCCTGCTGCTCGCCCGCTCCCCGGAGCACCCCGACGTGCAGCTGGTCACCACCGACGGGTTCCTCTACCCCAACGCCGAGCTGCAGGCCCGCGGGCTGATGGAGCGCAAGGGCTTCCCGGAGTCCTACGACCGCCGCAAGCTGCTGCGGTTCGTCTCCGAGATCAAGGGCGGCCGCCCCGAGGTCACCGCCCCGGTCTACTCGCACCTGGTCTACGACATCGTCCCCGACGAGCAGCTCGTGGTCCGCAGCCCCGACATCCTCATCGTCGAGGGGCTCAACGTGCTCCAGCCCGCGGTCGCGGGCGCGCTGACGGTGTCGGACTTCATCGACTTCTCCGTCTACGTCGACGCCGCCACCGCCGATGTGCGCCGCTGGTACGTGGAGCGGTTCCTGCGGTTGCGCCAGACCGCGTTCCGGGACCCGCAGTCGTTCTTCCGCCGCTACGCCGAGCTCGACCACGACGCGGCCGTCGCCCGGGCCGAGCACATCTGGGCGACGATCAACCAGCCCAACCTGGAACAGAACGTGCTGCCCACCCGCTCACGGGCCAGCGCCGTGCTGACCAAGGGCCCGAACCACGACGTCACGCGGGTGCGGCTGCGCAAGCTCTGA
- a CDS encoding MarR family winged helix-turn-helix transcriptional regulator, which yields MSEGSGSESGGSGGTVVSNRFETSDDEVASRLRLAVGRLNRRIRIDGSESLPPLQLSTLVTVEQHGPLRLSELARREGVTAPTMSRVLSALDDQGMVERAADPGDARGVLISISADGLDRLREVRSQRTALVARRLDRLDAAQRAALEAALPAIEALIVADED from the coding sequence ATGAGTGAGGGATCGGGCAGCGAGTCCGGCGGCTCCGGCGGCACCGTGGTGTCGAACCGCTTCGAGACGAGCGACGACGAGGTGGCCTCGCGGCTGCGGCTGGCCGTGGGCCGGCTGAACCGCCGGATCCGCATCGACGGCTCCGAGTCGCTGCCGCCGCTGCAGCTGTCGACCCTGGTCACCGTCGAGCAGCACGGCCCGCTGCGCCTGTCGGAGCTGGCCCGCCGGGAAGGCGTGACCGCACCGACGATGTCCCGGGTGCTGTCCGCGCTCGACGACCAGGGCATGGTCGAACGCGCCGCCGACCCGGGCGACGCCCGCGGCGTGCTCATCTCGATCTCCGCCGACGGGCTGGACCGGCTGCGCGAGGTCCGCAGCCAGCGCACCGCGCTGGTCGCCCGCCGGCTCGACCGGCTCGACGCCGCCCAGCGCGCCGCGCTGGAGGCCGCGCTGCCCGCGATCGAGGCCCTGATCGTCGCCGACGAGGACTGA